The Corythoichthys intestinalis isolate RoL2023-P3 chromosome 1, ASM3026506v1, whole genome shotgun sequence genome has a segment encoding these proteins:
- the c1h16orf87 gene encoding UPF0547 protein C16orf87 homolog produces the protein MSTNKTKKVKMATKSCPECDQQIPVACKSCPCGYVFISRKLLNARLNECSSANAADKLECKRRRTERIRRDRLDSGGGTAPGEGADSRRPRPRSNSQSDPVRRGRGRPKTVGLKKHDDEKDKQEKEADLYAGLSDERAFVFSVALAEINRKILAQTLIL, from the exons ATGTcgacaaataaaacaaagaaaGTCAAAATGGCTACGAAATCGTGTCCCGAATGCGACCAACAG ATTCCCGTGGCGTGCAAATCGTGCCCGTGCGGCTACGTCTTCATCAGCAGGAAACTCCTCAATGCCAGATTGAACGAGTGCTCGTCGGCAAACGCGGCGG ACAAGCTGGAGTGCAAGCGTCGTCGCACCGAGCGCATCCGCCGCGACCGTCTGGACTCTGGAGGTGGGACGGCGCCGGGCGAGGGGGCGGACAGCAGGAGGCCCCGCCCCAGGAGCAACAGCCAGTCGGACCCCGTCCGCAGGGGGCGCGGACGGCCCAAGACCGTCGGCCTCAAGAAACACGACGACGAAAAAG ACAAACAAGAGAAGGAAGCCGACTTGTACGCGGGACTGTCAGATGAGCGGGCTTTCGTCTTCTCTGTGGCGCTGGCCGAGATCAACCGCAAGATCCTGGCTCAGACGCTCATTTTGTAG
- the si:cabz01068815.1 gene encoding solute carrier family 51 subunit beta, which produces MQLKQHHNMFSGCVLLLLFLSGGGAFLLRPLSRNMCLEERWPSGGVVLSVCRPSSVAQRWTWKGHGMLASVLTSRCLSPHRPGVTLPCQEGAMLEWTCRGNTLLARAARWRLTAVWNDWRDEEEFSRCQRRYRRASPDDEDTFVEEGEESKAAMTEEQKEYLRWFYRTEDPTVWKFVLLGLAFVCLLVGFLLLGMGAMASKNRRKIAKYKAAALVAGKCEERPGVAADACNGDTGDLKAGSIVVTWKDGNTSCLYADAPAEVGEGAEPPVPQDEDEKDGGDSRM; this is translated from the exons ATGCAGCTGAAGCAACATCACA acatgTTCAGTGGATGCGTGCTTCTCCTCCTGTTCCTCTCag GAGGCGGAGCTTTCTTGCTCCGCCCCCTTAGCAGGAACATGTGTCTGGAGGAGCGCTGGCCGTCGGGCGGCGTCGTTCTGAGCGTTTGCCGCCCATCCTCCGTTGCCCAGCGTTGGACGTGGAAAGGTCACGGCATGCTGGCGTCCGTTCTCACGTCCAGATGTCTGTCGCCGCACCGGCCCGGCGTCACGCTGCCCTGCCAGGAAggggcaatgcttgagtggacGTGCCGCGGAAACACGCTGCTCGCCCGCGCCGCCAGGTGGCGACTCACGGCGGTGTGGAACGACTGGCGGGATGAAGAAGAATTTAGCCGATGCCAAAGAC GGTACCGTCGCGCCTCACCGGATGACGAAGACACGTTTGTGGAAGAGGGAGAGGAGAGCAAGGCCGCCATGACGGAGGAGCAGAAAGAATATTTGCGATGGTTTTATCGCACGGAAGATC CGACCGTGTGGAAGTTTGTGCTGTTGGGTTTGGCCTTCGTCTGTCTTCTGGTAGGCTTCCTCTTGCTGGGAATGGGCGCCATGGCTAGCAA GAACAGGAGGAAGATCGCCAAGTACAAAGCGGCGGCTTTGGTGGCCGGCAAATGCGAAGAACGGCCGGGAGTCGCTGCCGACGCGTGCAACGGCGACACCGGCGACTTGAAAGCGGGGAGCATCGTGGTGACGTGGAAGGACGGgaacacttcctgtttatatgccGACGCCCCCGCCGAGGTGGGCGAGGGGGCGGAGCCTCCAGTCCCGCAGGACGAGGACGAGAAGGATGGGGGAGACTCACGGATGTGA